From the Oncorhynchus keta strain PuntledgeMale-10-30-2019 unplaced genomic scaffold, Oket_V2 Un_contig_4759_pilon_pilon, whole genome shotgun sequence genome, the window cacagttcacactgtcttcaattcacacagttcactgtcttcaattcacacagttcacactgtcttcaattcacacagttcacactgccttcaattcacacagttcacactgtcttcaattcacacagttcacactgtcttcaattcacacagttcacacaattcacacagttcacacagtcttcaattcacacagttcacactgtcttcaattcacTCAGTTCACACTGCattcaattcacacagttcacactgccttcaattcacacagttcacacagtcttcaattcacacagttcacactgtcttcaattcacacagttcacacttcacagtcttcaattcacacaattcacactgtcttcaattcaacagttcacactgttcacactgccttcaattcacacagttcacactgtcttcaattcacacagttcacactgtcttcaattcagttcacactgtcttcaaaacagttcacactgtcttcaattcacacagttcacactgtcttcaattcacacTGTTCACACAGTCTTTAACACACAAAGAAcgttcacacattcacacagttaGGTTGATGAACTCACCATGATGTAGGCGTTTCTGTTGAGGAACTTGATGAATTTCTCCAGGCACCAGAAGCAGCACTTCAGGCAGCTGAGCAGGAACTTGGCAAAGCGATTCTGGGCAGCTAGTGGGGTACATAAAAACAAACAGGAGATAATGACATCTGTTCCTGTTCATTTAGATAACAACCATCTATTACAATGTAATAATTAGTAGTGACATTTTTTGGTCCATTTCCCACTGTATGATGTCAATGAGGAAGTATCCCAGTCATTCACATCTGAGAATGGAACAGGATATGTGAGAACACCACCTCACCTTTCAGCTTCTGGTCCAGGTACTCCAGCAGAACCCTGATGACCTGAACCAGAGACAGGATGAGGGAACCGAAGGCAAGGGAGCCTGTATGGTATCTAGACAGGGGGAAGAAGGTAAAAGATTGTATCCAAATTATTGGTCTCTCACTAACTCTCCATGCaacccttctttctttctttctttctttctttctttctttctttctttctttctttctttctttctttctttctttctttctttcaccctatcactcactcacacactcactcagtcactcacccCCCACACCCACGTGcactgcttacacacacacacacatgcatccaAACCCCCACCCCCCATCCCACACACTACCCCGCCTACCTGAGGGCTCGACCAAGTGAGGAGCAGATGGGGTTGGCTGGGATGTCGTCGGGCTTCTTGAAGGCCCAGTAGTAGGATGCAAAGGCCCCAGCCAGGGTCACCTGACCCAGCGCTGTCACAAAGTTAGCACACCAGAAGAAGAGGAACACGTTGTAGAACTGGAACAGGATGAGGTATTTATGGTAGTAGGTCTCGCCTCCGTAGAAGGCAAACAGGCACTCGGCGTCCGGGCACCGGGCTGTGATGTTGGTGGTGTTGAACGtctgaggaaagagaggggaaatcTCTGTGATATTAGCACTTCTGCTGGTCTTAAAGGAGTAGTCCACTTATATTCAATAAATTAGAAAAAAGGCCGTTTTTGAACACTATATACagatagaatagaaggaatataaAAGTTTACAAGAAATAAGCCTGATGTGTAAACAGGCAGATATGGAagaacagagacatcttgtgGCTCACCTCGGGATTGCAGGTGTCTCTGGAGTAATTACACTCAGTGGTGTTGAACACTTTGTACACCTGCTCATTGGAGGTGGACAGGAAGCTGGGAAAGGTGGTCAAGGAGGTTCCATCACTAAAGAAGTAGATACTGAGACATGTCATACAGACGTGACCATCTGCATGGAAACTTTATGGATACATTTAGTTTCCGCAGCGATGACTTGTGGAGGAGTCGTCCCAGTTATTTTCCTTGACGGTCTCAGTCTGTCCACATTTCAATCTGCATGGTTCCCTTCACCATCTACGGCTATCTAGGCTAGCGCTACAACAAAACCTATAACTAAAAGTAATCTAGCACATTTCACACCATTACAAGGACCGATACAGGAACACTTCTTTCCCTTGACAGACATGTAAACATGAATAACATGATTGACAGCTGAAGGATACACAGCAGTGATGGCCCAGTAGGCTATGACCAGGGCCAGCAGGGCAAAGGTCAACAGAGGGTAGAACAGTGATGACATCACATGGCCAACAGCCCTGCTGGCCTCCTTGATGAGGGCGATGGCGATGAGGACTCTCTTCCTGAGGAAGATGAGCAGCAGGATGACAACCACCTCCACGATGGACAGGATGATCACTGACGAAGGAGCGGAGTGTAGTTagagtgttggtgtgtgtgtgtgtctcaactTGAGTTGAATGAGTTGAtgtgagagagcgagggagaaagagtaTAGAaatggagagatagggagagagagtgtcatttccccaaatttgacatacttattcaaggtttcaaagacctctctgatgagagtaggctgcctgtcctgttgggggaggacgcagagagctgtgggttggcagcgcactacattgctgcctgccataacatgagggacagtgtctgccagaccaaccaacctgcacatgtcctctatgcttattgttataattcaatgtatggttattttgacccttgattattgttgttactgttgtcctgttGACTATATTGATTAATATTATTGTAattatgttaatattgtaaatctccaaagtaagctttggcaatatgtacatcaTGCAAATAAAGCAAATTCaaatgaattgagagagaaagagaaagtgagagagcagaagagagagaaaaataaatagagggagagagaaagaggaagaatgAGTGCATGTACTCACTGAAAGCCAGCCAGGTCTGTCTGATCTGCAGGTAAACAGAGAAGTCTGTCTGCAGTCCCAGATCACGGATAGTGACGTCAGAACCCGGCTCTCCCTTCAGGCTGCGGTACTCCATGGCACAATGGAAGATCCCTAAACATTTTAAAGGTAAGAGTCAGCCAAATGACGTTGCACGAGCAGCACAGCAGATATTGCGATGAGCAAGATGAAATACTTGGCTCTCACACAGTGACACAGTATCTGTACACGTGTACGGGGTTTTCTTCACACCGTTACAGCCTGGTAGCCATGGGACCAAATCAGCCGAGAAGTTTAGCCTTGCACTTCAACGCTCTTAGTTGTTGCGGAAATTGACCCACTCTTGATGTTTACTTAGTGCACCTACGTCATATCACTGAGCCTACCTCTAACATTTCTTAATGGTTAACTTGATAAAGCACAATGTtgattttattatttttaatggTACTTTAAATAGGTAAAACAACAATATGTTATCAGTTAGATAGGTTTCGGGAAAGGGGAATATAATACCATATCCGATGACCAGTATCACCATGACGATCATGACCCAGATCATGATCCCGGCCAGGTAGCGCAGGAGGACGATGAAGATGAGACTGACCACCATGGCTATCACCAGACcactggaggagagacaggaaatCGCATTCACATTCACAGAACCTTATTAAGATGAGACTGACCCCCCTCCCACACACTGTCACCAGACTGCTGGAGGAATACAGATAATATTCAAATTCACAGAACTTTGTTATTCCTGTGAGGGAACATTTATCTCTATGGGGAAATGTTGGCTCAGCAATACATTATTGGGATAATACAGGTAACTATAGAGTGTGCAACTTTCTTTATTGTCTTGTGTCATGAGTGTGTTtaccacagagagacactcaCATCAGTATCCAGTACCAGGACACAGTGTAGTCCTCAAAGATCCTCATGGCTACCTGGCGAGCCTCAACAACCACATTGGACTTCCTGTAAGAACAACAAGTCCACTTAACACTTTGCTAACAattgacagacagacggacggacggacagacagacagacagacagacagattgataggttggttggtaggtaggtaggtaggtaggtaggttgattcattcattaattcattcatacagtaccagtcaaaagtttggacacacctactcattcaagggttttctttgttttgactattttcgacattgtagaataatagtgaagacatcaaaactatgaaataacacatatggaatcatgtagtaaccaaataagtgttttcaaagtagccacactttgccttgatgacagcattgcacactcttggcattctctcttcAGTCACAATGAACAgcttcatttgtggaatttctttccttcttaatgcatttgaaccaatcagttgtgttgtgacaaggtaggggtggtatacagaagatagccctatttgataaaagaccaagtccatattatggcaagaacagctcaaataagcaaagagaaacgacagtccatcattactttaagacatgaaggtcagtcaatcaggaacatttcaagaatgtgaaagtttcttcaagtgtagttgcaaaaaccatcaagcgctatgatgaaactggctctcatgaggacccccacaggaaaggaagactcttACCtcatacctctgctgcagaggataaattcattagagttaactgcacgtcagaatgcagcccaaataaatgcttcatagagttcaagtaacagacacgtctcagcatcagctgttcagaggagactgcgtgaatcaggccttcatggtcaaattgctgcaaagaaaccactactaaaatacaccaataataagaaaaaacttgcttaggccaagaaacacaagcaatggacattagaccagtggacatctctcctttggtctgatgattccAATTATgaggtttttggttccaacctccgtgtctttgtgagatgcagagtggttgaacgaatgatctccacatgtgtgtttcccaccgtgaagcatggaggaggaggtgtgatgtgggggtgctttgctggtgacactgtcagtgatttatttagaattcaaggcacacttatccagcatggctaccatagcattctgcagtgattcaccatcctatctggtttgcacttagtgggactatcgtttgtttttcaacaggacaatgacccaatacacctccaggctgtgtaagggctatttgaccaaggagagtgatggagtgatacattagatgacctggcctccacaatcccccgacctcaacccaattgagatggtttgggatgagttggaccgcagagtgaaggaaaagcagccaacaaatactcagcatatgtgggaactccttcaagactgttggaaatgcattgcaggtgaagctggttaagagaatgccaagagtgcgcaaagctgtcttcaaggcaaagggtggctactttgaagaatctcatttgtttttaaaaaatagtttactacatgattccatatgtgttatttcatagttttgatgtcttcactattattctacaatgtagaaaatagtccaaataaagaaaaacccttgaatgagtaggtgtgtccaaacgtttgactggtactgtatattgacGGTGTTTCAGGTTGAGGCATGAGGACTCACTTTGAAGCGTCCAGAAAATCAGTGGCGttcaccttctctccctccccgttGTCAAAAATAGTCTCGTTGCCAACGACAACCACACCACCTTTCATGGTACTGAGAGCTGGAAGGCACCGACGAGtgactggagggagaggagagagagtggagatcAAGAATCACTAACTGTGTGGCCACTATACATTTACTAAGTCtttataaaaacacacacacacacacatacagtgcacgCTATGGCTCCTGAGAAGACTTACATGGTTTGCTGGACATGAGCATGGAAGGACACAGGCCATCCCTTAGGATCTCGGTAGCACTCTGCGAAACAAAACAAAGTCACCCTTAGTTACACATTATTTCCCTAACTACATACTTTACCACTGCAAATGTATCTCCTCTGTCACCCACCATTTTGGAGAAGTCCACTCCTTCCTTGCAGAACTGCTTGTAGTACTCCTGCTCTCCTTTGTTCAGGTAGGCTTTCAGCAACGTCGTGTGTTTGGTAGGACAACTTTCCACACATAACTGAGTGGTGGGGCACTGGAACTCCAGCAGGGTCAGGGGACTGGCACACTTCAGGATGTTGAAGTAGAACAGGAGAGGTTTCTTCCTGTTAGAGACAATtacaggtttacatacaccttagccaaatacatgtaaactcagttttcacaattcctaacatttaatcctagtaaaaattccctgtcttaggtcagttaggatcaccgctttattttatgaatgtgaaatgtcagaatagtagtagagataataatttatttgagcttttatttctttcatcacattcccagtgggtcagaagtttaaatacactcaattagtattcagtagcattgcctttaaattgtttaacttgggacaaacatttcaggtagctttccacaagcttcccacaataagttagggaattttggcccattcctccagacagagctggtgtaactgagtcaggattgtaggcctccttgctcgcacacgatttttcagttctgtccacaaattttctacaggattgaggtcagggctttgtgatggccacagaaatactttgactttgttgtccttaagccatttttcagGCTCCCCACAGAGCATCAGCATGATACCACAGGACATATTAACACGAAGAGACAGATAATATCTTGACATGTGAATGGACAAGAGGAATTCTAAAGAATCAGTGTTGAAGAGAGATGTTCAAAGGCAGAATAAATAGGGGGTAATGGAAGGGGCTTACTCCAGGGGGTCCCGGCCTGGCCACAGAACTGTCCTCTGCTGTCAGTCGGGTAGATAACCTTCCTGGGGTCCCCTGAGACCAGGCTGGAGTAGGAGGAAGTATAACAACACTGTAGTTCAGATACTGTCCAGTTATCATAACGACACATGATGGAATCTAATAGAATCATTTCAAATAGAATAAAATATAACTTTACTGTGTCATATTTGGGCCTTGTATTTTGGTTAATCATGTCACATGACCTGGAATTGAAACTTTATTTAAAGCTCTTTCATCAAACTGCCCCCTTTTCTTTTTATGTCCGACGGCCCAGCACCATCCTCAGACAATTTCTTACATTTTTGGTCCAATTATCATTTCTGGAAAAGGCTTACAATAAAAGTTCAAATCCAGCTCATGTGAcatgattaaccaaaacacagggccctagaACTGATGTAATGGCCAGTAATAGTGTAGTTGTGGAGACACTGACCCAGGATCCCCACAGCAAAGTATCCCAGTATGGCCAAGATGAAGAGAATACAGCAGAACACATCTGTGCAGCCCCTGGCaaccagagagggaggagagagagagagatggttcgaCTGCTATTTTTGACGTTGAGCTTTATTACGCTTTGCTATGTAGGTAATTGATAGACTGAGGTTTGGCTGTCAAAGGTGATAATGAGATGATTACCTGTTGTGGATGGGTCCTTTGAAGGTAGGGTCAAACTTCCGTGCTTCACCTGTGAACAAGCAAAGAGAGTTTATTATTTTTCTTTATATTtatacacaggtgtgtgtgtgtgtgtgtgtgtgtgtgtgtgtgtgtgtgtgtgtgtgtgtgtgtgtgtgtgtgtgtgtgtgtgtgtgtgtgtgtgtgtgtgtgtgtgtgtgtgtgtgtgtgtgtgtgtgtgtgtgtgtgtgtgtgtttatatgtgtgtaacagtatatctGTAAGTGTGTGTACACATTAACAACGCTGAGACATATTTTCCATAACAAAAGGATTCTCCCGCAAGACTGACATGCCTAGCAACCCACAAAATGGCTCCCCGGTGACTCAGAGCTCCCGGTGGACATTCTTAGGCGCCATAGTAACGCTATGGTAACACCTCAGAGACTAGGCAGGCACCACATCAGACAGCGCATCTACTCAATTCACCATAGTCTGGTAGCAGAGCAAGACAATTATAATGCTGTGTATACAGTCGGAATGGTCCTGATAAAATGTATTCTACATAACATCTAGAAACCAACACAAAAAGCTCAATCACCCAAAAACATTTTTAGTTCTtacccagagtgacttacagtactgagtgcattccccccccccccgtgggaatcaaacccacaaccctggcattgccaatgccatgctctactaactgagctacacaGTTCTACAATACGCAAATGATGTGGGGCAACATTGTATTTCCTGTTTTGCATCTAAGATCTTGACCCTTATCCTGTTATGACATATGGCCATGTGTCTTGTTAACGAACGTGTCACATTATTTTCTGAACATAGAGCACAGTGTGACTGAGAACATTGTTGCAGCTTCTTGTCGGCATGATATACTGTTCTGTCAACGTGAGATATAACAGTGAGTCAGGCTTTCCATCCTGCTCAACAAAAAAATAGGAAACACCCCTTTTCTTCAGATGGCTGAACAATTAGTTTGACTGTACAGTATTTAAGAACATTATTGTATGAGTGTTGGAAATCCCATTGTACACAACAGCTGCAATGTGATGACACACTGTAGCCTTCACTCCTAGAAAAAAGGGTTCCTAAAtagttcttcggctgtccccataggagaaccctttttggttctaagagtgtacactatTTCACTGTGTCATCAGATCACACACGTTGCAACCACCACCCAGTGTCCCATAAAATAAACCATATTGGTTTGTAAACAAAAGTGAGTTGCCTCAATCTCATTCATTTACTGTCTATAATTACAGCCCATAATGTTCAGTTCAAAACATAATCAACGTCACAGACAACAACTGAAAAGGCTACTCCCATCATGCCCTCAATCAGTGAGAAGTGAAAGAAACAACAGGCACAACGAAAACCGTTACACCGCCGTCCTGAATATTTACAATACCTTTATTCTTTGCCATTCTCACTCCTCAGTCACTCCCTTTCTGTCTTTTTCATCAACAGGTTGGCTGtattcatgtgttgtgttgtgttgcctATATTTATTTCAGTACACTTTTAATGCGTTAAGTGTGTCTCGACTCCAGACCACCACCTCAGACCTCACTTCCTTCTTCCTGTGTATTGCAAAATAAAGAACGAGTCAAATCTTGTTCTGCCTTCCTTTACCATTACGCTCCCTCCATTCCCTCGCTCTcttcatttctccctctctttgccTATTTTACTGGGCTGTTATCATGGGAATGGGTGGCACacaggagggttggagagagagagagagagaggtaacagtgTTTTTCTTTTCCCTTCACCGGCATAACTTAACCTTTTTCACTCCTAAAATGACTTTTGGTGAGTTCACCCTAATAGAGGGGATTTTAAAAGCTTTACAGGACTTGCATCTATCCTAAAAATAGATGGGTGTGGATGCAAAAGTCAGGGCGACTAGAAACGAAGCTAAACATCTATCACTCTCATGTAGGTCAAGTATGTAGACACTGATATAATATGATCATTCGTAAAACTCAACTGCAGTTCCCTTCCTATTCAGGGGATAGCAACAGGCTATGCACCTAACTGGGTCGACTGCAGAACACACAGTGTGTGGCGCACTGTGCATGACTTAGTTAGGTCTAGTGGTTCATCCAGAATGTTCCTTCAAATAACACATGCAACCTTATATCTGTAAAAAGCCTACAGGAAGAGGATCCTTCATATGAGTCGGCAGTTCTCTCGCTAGCCAGCGATGATGGGACTTCTCTGAACTTTCTAACTTCTTGTTTCAAAGTTAAGACGTATTTTTTTAACGTTTCACTCCTGATTGCCTTCACAACCGTGCTGAAAGTATCTATAACTAGACTACATATGATTTACAAACAATTGATTAACTATCAAATATATGATCTATAAGTCTATAGTCTATAAATGAGTTTTCAACAAAACACTGGCAATGTTTGTAGTCTACCCAGCATTTTcttttgtactgtattgtatttgaATGTGTATTTGAATGTGTATTTTATATTGCATTAGACAGGGCACATGTGGAAAAGAGAGCTCTCAATATGTCTTCCCAGTCgaaataaaggttcaatcaaaaATGAAAATGCAGCCTGCATAGACCACCATACATATCTGTGTCTGTTCTGGAAGGACATATGCCCTCCTACATGCTCTCCCTGGTCTGGCCATGACACCTTCCCACCTTCCAACCTCCAAGGCCATGTGATAGACACACAGCGGAGACAATACTGACTTGTATGTATTGACAGATTTCAGTCTGACAATGGGACCTAGAGTGGGAGTAGCCTGGCagcagatctgtttgtgctgtcttgtcaaTTGTCACATGATTATAAGCAAGGGTTGACGTTGCTGGGATAATGCCCTTACCAGCTGAGCCACACAGTGCTGTCATGATGGACATGTTCCACTTCCAGACCCAGTGGGACTATTGAATGTCCACTACCTAGACACTCTTAATGGGGTTGTGGTCTTAGTGATCTAATTGTTTAGTGTCTGCTttctgttgtggtctagtgatCTAATGGTTTAGTgtctgctggtctgttgtggtctagtgatCTAATGGTTTAATGGTttagtgtctgtctgttggtctgttgtggtctagtgatCTAATGGTTTAGTgcctgctggtctgttgtggtctagtgatcctgctgttctgttgtggtctACTGATCTAATGGTTTAGTgcctgctggtctgttgtggtctagtgatCGAATGGTTTCTGGTCTTGTGGTCTTGATAATGGTTTAGtgtctgctgttctgttgtggtctACTGATCTAATGGTTTAGTgcctgctggtctgttgtggtctagtgatCGAATGGTTTAGTgtctgctggtctgttgtggtctagtgatCTAATGGTTttctgctggtctgttgtggtctgctGGTTTAGTgtctgctggtctgttgtggtctagtgatCTAATGGTTTAGTgtctgctggtctgttgtggtctagtgatCTAATGGTTTAGTgtctgctggtctgttgtggtctagtgatCTAATGGTTTAGTGTCTGCTGGTCTGTTGTGTCTGCTGGTctgtctgttgtggtctagtgatCTAATGGAGTGTCTGCTGGTCTAATGGTTTAGTgtctgctggtctgttgtggtctagtgatCTAATGGTTTAGTgtctgctggtctgttgtggtctagtgatCTAATGGTTTAGTgtctgctggtctgttgtggtctagtgatCTAATGGTTTAGTgtctgctggtctgttgtggtctagtgatCTAATGGTTTAGTgtctgctggtctgttgtggtctagtgatCTAATGGTTTAGTgtctgctggtctgttgtggtctagtgatctaatgggagtgtctgctggtctgttgtggtctagtgatCATCTGTTGTGGTTTTCTGTTGTGGTCTAGATCTAATGGTTTAGTgtctgctggtctgttgtggtctagtgatCTAATGGTTTAGTGTCTGCCATGGCTGGATGGCCAACATAACAGTAGCAGCAGATAGGTGGTCTGGTGGAGAAAGAAGCCTCTAGTGTCAGCAGATGTGGTTCCAATGTTACTCAAAAACATGGCATTTGAGTGTCGATATGAATCTTGTATATTGATGAGTTATTACTAATTCCATGTGTCTGTACAGGAATAGTTTGGAAGGACTTCGCTAATAACACAGGTTACTATAGTGGTTAAATTGTTGGGTCAGTATGAAAAGGTCACTGGTTCTAATACCTGAGCAGACAAgatgaaaaatatgttgatgtgcccttgagcaatgcaCTGACACCTAACTTGCTCCAGggtgctgtactactatggctgaccctgtaaaacaacccaTTTCattgcacctatctggtgtaggTGGCAATTCAACAACAGTACATCatattgatgtgtatatggaATAGGTCATGGTGTAGTTTATACTGCACAACTCAACTGCTTCCAGAGTAAACTCTTCTTTGGCAGTAGCCTGAGAGAAGCCGTCAGATATTCCTGAGACTGAAGGGGGGCGTGTTCAATTCCCTTTTCTGAAGTGTCTATACTTGCCGCTGGTTGCCAAATAAATCCATCCCAAATCCTGCCTGCCGCTCCCTCTCATTCCCTACATGGCTCACTACGATCACACTAAGCAACTCTGTCTAACAGTTTTGCTGTGACCTGACAGCCAGAGACAGCATGACAAAGGATCATTGTGAAACAACACACTCATtcatatgctgtgtgtgtgtgtgccacttgAGTTCATGAGTTGACTCAGTGCCCCTAGACTCAGTGTGATGAGTGGGTACATCAGACACTCAGCAACAGGCCTGTGCATGCTGCTACCGGCGGGTGCTTTAGACTAGACAAGACATCCAGCCGGCACACTGGCCCACTAATACACAGTCAGAGGATATTCATATAGACAGACAACATGGCAGGAAACTAGCCTGGTCCGTGGGCTGTTTGGTCTGTTTTGCTGTCTCCAGGTTGTTGGCAAAACAGCACAATGAGACATGATACCAGGGCCTGTATGTGTCTCagagtagtgctgatctaggatcagtttcaaTACTCCTACTCCAAGATAAACACTCCTACCTCCGAGATCACCACTCCTCCTccgagatcagcactcctacctcatagatcagcactcctacctcAGATAAGCACTCCTAtctcctagatcagcactcctacctcctagatcagcactcctacctcCTAGAGCAGCACTCCTACCTCCTAGAACAGCACTCTacctcctagatcagcactcctacctcctagatcagcactcctcctcttATATCAGCACTCCTCcacctagatcagcactcctcctcctagatcagcactcctacctcctagatcagcactcctcctcctagatcagcactcctacc encodes:
- the LOC127924938 gene encoding LOW QUALITY PROTEIN: choline transporter-like protein 2 (The sequence of the model RefSeq protein was modified relative to this genomic sequence to represent the inferred CDS: inserted 1 base in 1 codon), with the protein product MAKNKGEARKFDPTFKGPIHNRGCTDVFCCILFILAILGYFAVGILAWSXGDPRKVIYPTDSRGQFCGQAGTPWSKKKPLLFYFNILKCASPLTLLEFQCPTTQLCVESCPTKHTTLLKAYLNKGEQEYYKQFCKEGVDFSKMSATEILRDGLCPSMLMSSKPFTRRCLPALSTMKGGVVVVGNETIFDNGEGEKVNATDFLDASKKSNVVVEARQVAMRIFEDYTVSWYWILIGLVIAMVVSLIFIVLLRYLAGIMIWVMIVMVILVIGYGIFHCAMEYRSLKGEPGSDVTIRDLGLQTDFSVYLQIRQTWLAFMIILSIVEVVVILLLIFLRKRVLIAIALIKEASRAVGHVMSSLFYPLLTFALLALVIAYWAITAVFLSTSNEQVYKVFNTTECNYSRDTCNPETFNTTNITARCPDAECLFAFYGGETYYHKYLILFQFYNVFLFFWCANFVTALGQVTLAGAFASYYWAFKKPDDIPANPICSSLGRALRYHTGSLAFGSLILSLVQVIRVLLEYLDQKLKAAQNRFAKFLLSCLKCCFWCLEKFIKFLNRNAYIMVAIYGKSFCTSARDAFFLLMRNIIRVAVLDKVTDFLLFLGKLLIVGIVGICSFFFFSGRIKAVEQTAPSLNYYWVPILTVVVGSYLIAHGFFSVYAMCVDTLFLCFLEDLERNDGTAERPYFMSQNLLTILKKSNEDQAKTVD